In one Dehalogenimonas formicexedens genomic region, the following are encoded:
- a CDS encoding NADPH-dependent FMN reductase, with the protein METRIKVLGFAGSLRRGSFNRLLLRNAVELAPSGMEIKTFDLAPIPPFNQDLEHDPPAAVREFKSLIRAADAILFVTPEANYSVPGVMKNAIDWASRPYGDNAFKEKPAAIMSASISSFGGARAQYHLRQIMVFLEMYPLNRPEVMVPLAAQAFDSDGRLIDPKSRELIEQLLAALRDWTRKLNCAPALDDG; encoded by the coding sequence ATGGAGACCAGGATCAAGGTACTCGGTTTTGCCGGCAGCCTGCGCCGGGGGTCCTTCAACAGGCTGCTGCTGCGGAACGCGGTCGAGCTGGCCCCTTCGGGCATGGAAATAAAAACGTTCGACCTGGCGCCCATTCCCCCCTTTAATCAGGACCTGGAGCACGACCCGCCCGCCGCGGTCAGGGAATTCAAATCGCTGATCCGCGCCGCCGATGCGATATTGTTCGTCACCCCTGAAGCCAACTACTCTGTTCCCGGCGTCATGAAAAACGCCATCGACTGGGCATCGCGGCCTTACGGCGATAATGCATTCAAAGAAAAACCGGCGGCCATCATGAGCGCTTCCATCAGTTCTTTCGGCGGAGCCCGGGCCCAGTATCATCTCCGGCAGATCATGGTTTTCCTGGAGATGTATCCTCTTAACCGGCCGGAGGTGATGGTGCCGCTGGCGGCGCAGGCTTTTGACTCAGACGGGAGGCTCATCGATCCGAAATCGCGGGAACTTATCGAACAGTTGCTGGCTGCGCTGCGGGATTGGACCCGCAAGCTGAATTGTGCCCCGGCGCTGGACGATGGCTGA
- a CDS encoding hydrogenase small subunit, with protein MDLSILTKQELNRRDFVKIAGMTATYFGLSQALTPTIVNALEEQAAKPAVIWLNGQSCTGCVESFVNNLEPTAVDLLLDTISLRYNETVMAGSGYQAEEALAQTIAKGGYVLVVDGAIPLAENGKYCTIGGQTFVDQFKAAAKNAAVIVAAGVCSSFGGIPRFGPTGGVGILYNGTTKHNTFADIKAPVINLPTCPVHNERLVATLVYYLTFGKAPELDAYQRPVAFYGKLQHDNCARRGQFEARHFVTNFNDPKQQGYCLILKGCKGPIAFQDCWERLWNNRASYCIQSSFPCVACSQPEFFEKGNMLIAHDFNFGV; from the coding sequence ATGGATCTTTCAATCCTGACCAAGCAGGAACTTAACCGCCGGGATTTCGTCAAGATCGCCGGGATGACGGCAACCTATTTCGGCCTGAGCCAGGCCTTAACCCCGACCATCGTCAACGCTCTCGAAGAGCAAGCCGCCAAACCGGCGGTTATCTGGCTTAACGGCCAGAGTTGCACCGGTTGCGTAGAATCGTTTGTCAACAACCTGGAACCCACCGCCGTTGACTTGCTGTTGGATACGATCTCGCTGAGATACAATGAGACGGTAATGGCCGGTTCGGGTTACCAGGCCGAAGAGGCTTTGGCCCAGACCATCGCCAAGGGCGGATATGTTCTCGTCGTTGATGGCGCCATCCCGCTGGCGGAGAACGGTAAATACTGCACCATCGGCGGCCAGACCTTCGTCGACCAGTTCAAAGCCGCCGCCAAGAATGCCGCGGTGATTGTCGCCGCGGGGGTCTGCTCCTCATTCGGCGGCATCCCCCGCTTCGGGCCGACTGGCGGCGTGGGGATTCTCTATAACGGCACTACCAAGCACAACACATTTGCTGATATCAAGGCGCCCGTTATCAACCTGCCGACCTGCCCCGTTCATAACGAACGCCTGGTCGCCACCTTGGTTTACTATTTAACCTTCGGCAAAGCCCCGGAACTGGATGCGTACCAGCGCCCGGTCGCCTTCTACGGCAAGCTGCAGCATGATAATTGCGCCCGCCGCGGTCAGTTCGAAGCCCGGCACTTCGTCACCAACTTCAACGATCCCAAGCAGCAGGGCTACTGCCTGATCCTGAAGGGTTGCAAAGGTCCTATCGCCTTCCAGGACTGCTGGGAGAGGCTGTGGAACAACCGGGCCAGCTACTGCATCCAGAGCAGCTTCCCCTGTGTCGCCTGCTCGCAACCTGAGTTTTTTGAAAAAGGCAACATGCTTATCGCCCACGATTTCAACTTCGGCGTGTGA
- a CDS encoding nickel-dependent hydrogenase large subunit — MTRVVVDPITRIEGHLRIEVEVNNGVVTDAWSAGTMARGFEILLQGRDPWDAPYVTSRVCGVCEGVHAIASAQAMENAFGIELTEAGRLLRNLFCAGYYVHDHYVHFYNLSALDYIDILAVANYKGSDEGLKAIRDKVVGLVTRGDASPFVPRYTPDAFSLNDPDTVTTLVSHYIKSLEMKAKSQKMLAYITGIQPHPNTITVGGCVATPSREQLLAFRDLWLEQKAFVDNYYLPDVLAVGTGPLFPLAKIALGATAGNYLAYPMLPQNPSASPADTSFGGSNPMFKGGVITSTGERGTLSDVAGLAIGAVDYSKITESVTNSWYNYPSGTTALHPSAGVTEFNVNKTGAYSFFKSPRYNSQTMEVGPLARGLVNKFPALVDFFKAGGREGVVARHLCRALITKQIVDAGIAWIDQLISLRTAGPIVGMNEKAVPKTAQGFGVWDAPRGALGHWVSVDNWKIKNYQLVVPSTWNAGPRDDKGVRGPYEQALIGAPVPDIDNPINIVRIIRSFDPCIACGVHIIDPSTNDVRVVNL; from the coding sequence ATGACTCGAGTTGTCGTCGATCCGATAACGAGAATTGAAGGTCACCTCCGGATTGAAGTTGAGGTCAACAACGGGGTTGTTACCGATGCTTGGTCTGCCGGGACCATGGCCCGCGGCTTTGAAATACTGCTTCAAGGGCGGGATCCCTGGGATGCTCCATATGTCACCAGCCGTGTCTGCGGCGTGTGCGAGGGCGTCCATGCCATTGCTTCAGCCCAGGCCATGGAGAACGCCTTCGGTATCGAACTCACCGAAGCCGGCCGCCTGCTCAGAAACCTTTTCTGCGCCGGCTACTATGTTCATGATCACTACGTCCACTTTTACAACCTGTCGGCTTTGGACTACATCGATATCCTCGCCGTTGCCAACTACAAGGGTTCCGATGAAGGTCTCAAGGCTATCAGGGATAAGGTAGTCGGGCTGGTTACCAGGGGTGATGCCTCTCCCTTCGTTCCCCGCTACACCCCGGATGCCTTTTCCCTGAATGACCCGGACACGGTTACCACTCTGGTGTCTCATTACATTAAATCCCTCGAGATGAAAGCTAAATCGCAGAAGATGCTGGCTTATATCACCGGCATCCAGCCCCATCCGAACACCATCACCGTAGGCGGCTGCGTCGCTACTCCTTCCCGCGAACAGCTTCTGGCCTTCCGCGACCTGTGGCTGGAGCAGAAAGCCTTCGTGGACAACTACTATCTGCCTGATGTGCTGGCCGTTGGAACCGGTCCTTTGTTCCCATTGGCCAAGATTGCTCTCGGCGCCACCGCCGGCAATTACCTGGCCTACCCGATGCTTCCTCAGAACCCGTCGGCTTCTCCGGCTGACACCTCCTTCGGCGGATCGAACCCGATGTTCAAGGGCGGCGTTATCACTTCGACCGGGGAGCGTGGCACCCTTTCCGATGTTGCCGGCCTGGCCATCGGCGCAGTTGATTATTCCAAGATCACCGAATCGGTGACCAATTCCTGGTACAATTACCCCTCCGGCACCACCGCGCTCCATCCGTCCGCCGGCGTCACCGAATTCAACGTCAACAAGACCGGCGCCTACTCCTTCTTCAAATCTCCCCGCTACAACTCGCAGACCATGGAAGTCGGCCCTCTGGCGCGCGGTTTGGTCAATAAGTTCCCGGCGCTGGTTGATTTCTTCAAGGCTGGCGGCCGCGAGGGCGTCGTCGCCCGTCACCTGTGCCGCGCTCTCATCACCAAGCAGATTGTAGATGCCGGTATCGCCTGGATTGATCAGTTGATCTCTCTCAGGACTGCGGGTCCGATCGTCGGCATGAATGAAAAAGCCGTACCCAAGACCGCCCAGGGTTTCGGCGTCTGGGACGCCCCCCGCGGCGCTCTCGGCCACTGGGTCTCAGTCGATAACTGGAAGATCAAGAACTACCAGCTGGTCGTTCCTTCCACCTGGAATGCCGGACCCCGTGATGACAAAGGTGTTCGCGGTCCGTACGAACAGGCCCTTATCGGCGCGCCGGTGCCGGACATCGATAATCCGATTAATATCGTCCGCATTATCCGCTCTTTCGACCCCTGCATCGCCTGCGGCGTCCATATCATCGATCCCAGCACCAACGACGTCAGGGTGGTCAATCTGTAA
- a CDS encoding c-type cytochrome: MMKRHGVPSLILALVVLLIPILSACTSNNPTTETTAPVPTTTPVSTALLPTVPGIDADLLYLSKCSVCHGVNLQGSVAGPNITDTSNFSAAFLSTFLGVHPAPGMTQPLRDVLANYLKIKSKPATSTSPAFSTDPVVLYSSNCALCHGASRAGGLGGPNITALQLTNFNTEAQLSAFISAHFTGANLSKDRQDILAHYLKMAP; encoded by the coding sequence ATGATGAAAAGACACGGCGTCCCTAGCCTCATCCTCGCCCTGGTAGTGCTGTTGATACCCATTTTAAGCGCCTGTACCTCTAACAATCCAACCACTGAAACGACCGCGCCGGTTCCCACCACCACTCCGGTTTCGACCGCCCTTCTGCCCACAGTTCCCGGAATTGACGCCGACCTGCTGTACCTCAGCAAATGCTCCGTCTGCCACGGCGTAAACCTTCAGGGCAGTGTCGCGGGGCCTAATATTACAGACACCAGCAATTTCAGCGCCGCTTTTTTGAGCACCTTCCTCGGTGTTCACCCGGCACCCGGAATGACACAGCCTCTCAGGGATGTCCTTGCTAATTATCTTAAGATCAAGTCCAAGCCGGCTACCTCAACCAGCCCGGCTTTCAGCACCGATCCGGTGGTTTTATACTCCAGCAACTGCGCTTTATGCCACGGCGCCAGCCGTGCCGGCGGCCTCGGCGGACCGAACATCACCGCGCTTCAACTGACTAACTTCAATACTGAAGCTCAACTCAGCGCCTTCATCTCGGCTCACTTTACCGGAGCCAATCTGAGCAAGGACCGCCAGGATATCTTGGCCCATTACCTGAAGATGGCGCCCTAG
- a CDS encoding response regulator transcription factor, which yields MRVLIADDDLQVRRALRLLIEQHFDHVVIEEAAAAEQLLEISPGNSPDLILLDWELPVNNRSGLFRGIRNKCPEAAVVALSALPESRKEALACGCRAFISKNDPPEAFIPLLRAMATG from the coding sequence GTGAGAGTACTCATTGCCGACGATGATTTACAGGTGAGGAGAGCTTTACGGCTCCTCATCGAACAGCACTTCGACCATGTGGTGATTGAGGAAGCCGCAGCCGCCGAGCAGCTTTTGGAGATAAGCCCCGGCAACTCGCCTGATCTGATCCTGTTGGATTGGGAGTTGCCTGTGAATAACCGTTCCGGTCTGTTCCGGGGCATCAGGAACAAGTGTCCGGAAGCCGCCGTCGTCGCCCTGAGCGCGTTGCCGGAATCCAGGAAAGAAGCCTTAGCCTGTGGCTGCAGGGCCTTTATCAGTAAAAACGATCCCCCTGAAGCCTTCATACCGTTGTTGCGAGCCATGGCCACCGGTTGA
- a CDS encoding acyl-CoA dehydratase activase — translation MNYYLGLDVGSVNVKLCLVDDKGSVVKHDIEKIVFDARQSVNSLLKRLEQFPDIAGAGVTGSGKELIPADWHWGSYSSPLAVASGVLHAHPDARTIIQVGGQTSLVISLEDGLKKPWKVVSNPLCAAGTGRFLEQQAYRLGITMEDFTRIALSQRGHAPRVAARCSVFAKSDIIHLQQKGVQLSAILSALCESIARMIVSLKKGPFDAPLYLVGGVAANGAVERALNALLSSRNGYDVAVAVPGDAVYTEAHGAALLSIGRRSKIGTLPVADNRRNYFQTPPLERQAVPVPPSLPVITDRGSGYLGIDVGSTSTKAVILDSVTGKIIAKTYLMTAGRPIDAVKQVMVELMKKGAENVDIAGAGVTGSGRYLVGGFVGADLIKNEITAQTRAAAVIDQDADIIEIGGQDSKLVLKRNGVVIDCQMNKACAAGTGSFIDELADQLGVKVTNGDFARLAFTAPYTIDLGTRCAAFMSQSITSAQQDGVSLPVITASLANAIAKNYLSKVVAHRKLGRNIILTGAVFYNEAVVAAFRQQLPDHELSVAEHREVSGAAGAALLARDQGRLFPVPSVFKGFKALAESSCHLTTFPCYHCDNNCSITQMKLPDGSDSFFGSRCDRYDSRIDKVKIRTAFDDREALLLKDAGGATGHGPAVGIPRALLTHDLAPLLTGFLNALDARVVISPRTTAKIIEHAIELSYTDSCFPVKLLHGHVAFLKDAVDFILCPAAIRLGPKEGDENQKYACPLVQASPFIVREVLETGARLVSPVIDFSLGDDEVIANLARTARELGAPPVRARQAAVAGIRSQRLFETGRAAAGREVLASLKSSGKTGVVLISRSYMAGDPGANLGIANALAQLGVEPIPMDFLPLESVDISRYTDRPYWSYESKFIAASDIIAREPNLYGLMITNFGCGPNSFILPVLEDIMGGKPLGQLEVDEHAAEAGVITRLEAFVDTINGYSRTAQRHETAPIDYKRQTLPVSVDHKTFVIPFMAPFIRVLAGAVEASGRKVEVLPETDARSLQLSNRVTAGTECLPYRATLGDFLRFCEDNRAAVPGSEFIMASAYGPCRLGKYALEQGIALKQAGYDIQVRSTTSNKSYEDLNLGADFPRRAADAIFAADALEKLLWRARPYEKESGLADRLFESYVSRFRDGARRWQNLNGLLEHAARDFKEIIDVTLPRRPLVGINGEIYLRANRFANDDLARCCEAAGLEVTISPTAEWLRYIFHRAHEDNFRFRRYGKLFRSYLRRRVLDADYRNSIGVIEHIVGGLREGSIEEVLAKSGLHLSPRCGSEAVLSIGSGLEWLESPDFAGVISVMPHGCMPGGIVAAMAEKLASSLHKPWVTLTYDGIMESNNRTRIQNFAEIIRYSASSISPQM, via the coding sequence ATGAACTATTACCTTGGGCTGGACGTAGGATCGGTTAACGTCAAACTTTGTCTCGTCGATGACAAAGGGAGCGTGGTCAAACATGACATCGAAAAGATCGTCTTCGACGCCCGCCAGTCCGTCAACTCGCTTCTCAAACGCCTGGAACAATTCCCGGACATCGCCGGAGCGGGGGTCACCGGGTCCGGTAAGGAGTTGATTCCAGCTGACTGGCACTGGGGATCATACTCCAGTCCGCTGGCCGTTGCGTCGGGGGTGCTGCACGCCCATCCGGACGCCAGAACCATCATCCAGGTCGGCGGCCAGACCTCACTCGTCATCAGTCTTGAGGACGGATTGAAAAAGCCCTGGAAGGTGGTTTCCAACCCGCTTTGCGCTGCCGGGACCGGGCGTTTTCTGGAACAGCAGGCTTATCGGCTCGGTATCACCATGGAGGATTTCACCCGCATCGCCCTGTCCCAGCGGGGTCATGCGCCCCGGGTCGCCGCCCGCTGCAGCGTTTTCGCCAAGAGCGATATCATTCACCTGCAGCAGAAGGGCGTTCAGCTTTCGGCCATCCTGTCCGCGCTTTGCGAAAGCATTGCCCGGATGATCGTTTCATTGAAGAAAGGTCCTTTTGACGCTCCGTTGTACCTGGTCGGCGGGGTTGCCGCCAACGGCGCTGTGGAGCGGGCGCTGAACGCATTACTCTCAAGCCGGAACGGGTATGACGTCGCGGTGGCCGTACCGGGGGACGCCGTCTACACCGAAGCCCATGGCGCCGCCCTTTTATCGATAGGAAGGCGTTCCAAAATCGGCACGCTGCCGGTGGCCGATAACCGGCGGAATTATTTCCAGACCCCGCCGCTGGAGCGCCAGGCTGTGCCGGTACCCCCCTCCCTGCCTGTGATCACGGATCGCGGCAGCGGCTACCTGGGAATCGACGTCGGCTCCACCAGCACCAAGGCGGTCATCCTGGACAGCGTTACCGGCAAGATTATCGCCAAGACTTACCTGATGACGGCCGGCCGCCCGATCGATGCCGTAAAACAGGTGATGGTCGAGCTGATGAAGAAAGGCGCCGAAAATGTCGATATCGCCGGCGCCGGGGTCACCGGTTCGGGGCGTTACCTGGTGGGCGGTTTCGTCGGCGCGGATTTGATCAAGAACGAGATAACCGCCCAGACCCGGGCGGCGGCAGTGATCGATCAAGACGCGGATATCATCGAGATCGGCGGGCAGGATTCCAAGTTGGTTCTTAAGCGGAACGGCGTGGTCATAGATTGCCAGATGAACAAGGCCTGCGCCGCCGGCACCGGCAGCTTTATCGACGAACTGGCCGACCAGCTGGGCGTCAAAGTCACCAACGGTGATTTCGCCCGCCTCGCCTTTACCGCGCCATATACCATCGACCTGGGAACCAGGTGCGCCGCCTTCATGAGCCAGTCCATCACCTCGGCGCAGCAGGATGGGGTTTCCCTGCCCGTGATCACCGCGTCGCTGGCCAACGCCATCGCCAAAAACTATCTGTCGAAAGTGGTCGCCCACCGGAAATTGGGTCGAAACATTATCCTGACCGGCGCCGTGTTCTACAATGAGGCGGTGGTGGCGGCTTTCCGGCAGCAATTGCCGGATCATGAGCTCTCGGTGGCGGAACACCGGGAAGTCAGCGGGGCTGCTGGCGCGGCGCTCCTTGCCCGGGATCAGGGCCGGTTGTTCCCGGTGCCATCGGTCTTTAAAGGTTTCAAAGCCCTGGCCGAAAGCAGTTGCCACCTGACGACCTTCCCGTGTTATCACTGCGACAACAATTGCTCTATCACTCAGATGAAGCTGCCGGACGGGTCAGATTCGTTCTTCGGCAGCCGCTGCGACCGCTATGACTCCCGGATCGACAAGGTCAAGATCCGCACCGCCTTCGATGACCGGGAAGCGTTATTACTCAAAGATGCCGGCGGGGCCACAGGCCATGGACCGGCTGTCGGCATCCCGAGGGCTCTTCTGACCCATGATCTGGCGCCGCTTCTGACCGGTTTCCTGAACGCCCTGGACGCGCGCGTGGTAATTTCCCCCAGAACGACGGCTAAAATAATCGAGCACGCCATTGAACTCTCCTACACCGACAGCTGTTTCCCGGTGAAACTCCTTCACGGGCACGTCGCCTTCCTCAAGGACGCGGTTGATTTTATCCTCTGTCCCGCTGCCATCCGCCTGGGTCCCAAGGAAGGGGATGAAAATCAGAAATATGCCTGCCCGCTGGTGCAGGCGTCGCCTTTTATTGTACGGGAAGTTCTCGAAACGGGGGCTCGGCTAGTGTCGCCGGTCATTGATTTCAGCCTCGGCGACGATGAGGTTATCGCCAACCTCGCCCGCACCGCCCGCGAACTCGGCGCCCCGCCTGTCCGGGCACGCCAGGCGGCCGTGGCAGGCATCCGTTCCCAGAGACTATTTGAAACAGGCCGGGCGGCGGCCGGCCGAGAGGTACTGGCCAGCTTAAAATCCAGCGGCAAAACCGGGGTCGTCCTCATCTCCCGTTCCTATATGGCGGGGGATCCCGGGGCTAATCTGGGCATTGCCAATGCCCTGGCTCAACTGGGGGTCGAACCCATCCCCATGGACTTTTTGCCACTGGAGTCGGTCGATATCAGCCGATACACCGACCGGCCTTACTGGTCGTATGAAAGTAAATTCATCGCCGCGTCGGACATCATCGCCCGGGAGCCAAACCTTTACGGCTTGATGATCACCAACTTCGGCTGCGGGCCCAATTCCTTTATTTTGCCGGTACTGGAAGACATCATGGGCGGCAAACCCCTGGGCCAGTTAGAGGTCGACGAGCACGCCGCGGAAGCCGGCGTCATCACACGGCTTGAGGCTTTCGTCGATACCATCAACGGCTACTCGCGGACGGCACAGCGGCACGAAACGGCGCCTATAGATTATAAAAGGCAGACCTTGCCCGTAAGTGTCGATCACAAGACCTTTGTCATCCCGTTTATGGCCCCTTTTATCCGGGTTCTGGCCGGAGCGGTTGAAGCCAGCGGCCGGAAGGTAGAGGTCTTGCCGGAAACCGACGCGCGCAGCCTGCAGTTATCCAACCGGGTCACCGCCGGGACGGAATGTTTGCCCTATCGCGCCACCCTGGGGGACTTTCTGAGGTTCTGCGAGGATAACCGCGCCGCCGTACCGGGTTCTGAGTTCATCATGGCCAGCGCCTACGGTCCTTGCAGGCTGGGGAAATACGCCCTGGAACAGGGTATTGCCCTTAAACAAGCCGGTTACGACATCCAGGTAAGATCGACCACCTCCAACAAATCTTACGAGGATTTGAACCTTGGCGCTGATTTCCCGCGGCGCGCCGCCGACGCCATCTTTGCCGCCGACGCCCTTGAAAAGCTGCTCTGGCGCGCTCGCCCTTATGAAAAAGAATCGGGACTGGCGGACAGGCTATTCGAATCTTATGTATCCCGGTTCCGGGACGGGGCTCGCCGCTGGCAGAATTTGAACGGGTTGCTTGAGCATGCGGCGCGTGATTTCAAGGAAATCATAGACGTCACTTTGCCCCGCCGGCCCCTGGTCGGCATAAACGGCGAGATCTATCTCAGGGCCAACCGCTTTGCCAACGATGACCTCGCGCGCTGCTGCGAGGCGGCCGGGCTTGAAGTCACCATCTCGCCCACCGCCGAGTGGTTGAGGTATATTTTCCACCGCGCCCATGAGGACAATTTCAGGTTCCGGCGATACGGCAAATTGTTCCGGAGCTACCTCAGGCGCCGCGTCCTGGACGCCGACTACCGTAACAGCATCGGCGTGATCGAACATATCGTTGGTGGGTTGAGGGAAGGTTCCATCGAGGAAGTTCTGGCTAAGTCGGGACTCCACCTGTCGCCCCGGTGCGGCAGCGAGGCGGTGCTGTCCATCGGTTCGGGATTGGAATGGCTGGAAAGCCCGGATTTCGCCGGCGTGATCTCAGTCATGCCGCACGGCTGCATGCCCGGGGGCATCGTAGCCGCCATGGCGGAAAAACTGGCCTCATCGCTGCACAAACCCTGGGTCACCCTTACCTATGATGGTATCATGGAGAGCAACAACCGCACCCGGATTCAAAACTTCGCCGAGATAATCAGGTACTCGGCCTCTTCGATTTCGCCCCAAATGTAG
- the nrfD gene encoding NrfD/PsrC family molybdoenzyme membrane anchor subunit, with translation MNNKNIPLFSFWGVVQILLALGALGVLAAKMIWGLGAVTNLSDNWPWGLWVAFDVGIYIASAAGGFVLAALVYIFKIETFRPLVKPAILIAALGYTIGALGIAVDLGRSPLIVHPLWMWQPSSIMFEVAWCVMMYLTVLYLEFSPNVFARFGLHRAETVQHALAVPLVTFGILLSFLHQSSLGALFLITPEQQPLWHLPLMGYLFVISAMSLGLSVLTIFTIVTAKSWKLTLRLDVLSKVMAIAGWILVVYLGLRIWDTAQSGHFSAFKFDTYGLLYIAEVGLGMIVPVILIAMKKVRESRAGLLWASSLIFFGMLLNRINTLVLSHAVYREGSYFPTVWEFIFTLGLIAGAIYAFRLAAKYLPLFADNKAGLPETVAKSNPVVVPA, from the coding sequence TTGAACAACAAGAATATACCTCTCTTCAGCTTCTGGGGCGTCGTCCAGATACTGCTGGCGCTGGGCGCCCTGGGCGTGCTCGCCGCCAAGATGATCTGGGGCCTGGGGGCGGTGACCAACCTGTCCGACAACTGGCCCTGGGGACTCTGGGTCGCCTTCGACGTCGGCATCTATATCGCCTCGGCGGCCGGCGGCTTCGTTCTGGCGGCTCTGGTCTACATCTTCAAGATCGAGACCTTCCGTCCCCTGGTCAAGCCCGCCATCCTGATCGCCGCCCTGGGCTACACCATCGGCGCCCTGGGCATCGCCGTCGACCTTGGCCGCAGCCCGCTCATCGTCCACCCGCTGTGGATGTGGCAGCCCAGTTCGATCATGTTCGAAGTGGCCTGGTGCGTCATGATGTACCTGACGGTGCTGTACCTTGAGTTCTCGCCCAACGTCTTCGCCCGCTTCGGGCTGCACAGGGCCGAAACCGTCCAGCATGCCCTGGCCGTACCGCTGGTCACCTTCGGCATCCTCCTGTCCTTCCTGCACCAGTCGTCCCTGGGCGCCCTGTTCCTGATCACCCCGGAACAGCAGCCGCTGTGGCACCTGCCGCTCATGGGCTACCTCTTCGTCATCTCGGCCATGTCGCTGGGCCTTTCGGTGCTGACCATTTTTACCATCGTCACCGCCAAGTCATGGAAACTGACGCTGCGGCTGGACGTGCTCTCCAAGGTCATGGCCATCGCCGGCTGGATACTGGTCGTCTACTTGGGCCTGAGGATCTGGGATACCGCCCAGTCCGGCCACTTCTCGGCCTTCAAGTTCGACACCTACGGCTTGCTGTACATCGCCGAGGTGGGCCTGGGCATGATCGTCCCGGTCATCCTCATCGCCATGAAGAAGGTCAGGGAGTCCAGGGCGGGCCTCCTCTGGGCATCATCGCTCATCTTCTTCGGCATGCTCTTAAACCGCATCAACACCCTGGTGCTGTCGCACGCGGTCTACCGCGAGGGCAGCTACTTCCCGACGGTGTGGGAGTTCATCTTCACCCTGGGCCTCATTGCCGGGGCCATCTACGCCTTCAGGCTGGCGGCCAAGTACCTGCCGCTCTTCGCGGATAACAAGGCCGGCTTGCCCGAGACAGTGGCCAAGTCCAATCCGGTGGTCGTACCGGCTTAA